A single window of Micrococcaceae bacterium Sec5.1 DNA harbors:
- a CDS encoding DUF222 domain-containing protein, which produces MDRFRELQAARVASTVPVPGSGDFTGPGFRRSDAEELLVRVGAFRVAAASNELIDQIRGLEDVKSAIAALQARASVAFDLAQRREQAAGGVPSAERGQGVGAQIALARHESPNKGSRLLGLAKALVSEMPRTMAALETGHLNEWRATLLVKETACLSVEDRAAVDEELAPDTGTFDGAGDKTIIAAARAAAYRRDPRSVTQRAAHAASERHVSLRPAPDTMTILTALLPVAQGVAAYAALTRHADSARSVGDTRTRGQVMADTLTEHLTGTPGGISGVDVQLVMTDRTLFQGDSEPARLQGYGIVPAEWARTLIAGEPAGAEAKDGAGAGAGAAGQAEVSAESKVSPKSNEGKDFRVLLRRLYTAPSSGELLAIDSKARLFPLGMRRFIETRDDTCRTPYCDAPIRHIDHVLAWHRGGKTSLVNGAGLCEACNHTKENPGWNTKTLPGGRHELEVSTPTGHRYKTTAPPLPGNASAPESTAGTVERQLQHPQAPARRPVLNTSGRSPA; this is translated from the coding sequence ATGGACAGGTTTCGCGAGCTGCAAGCAGCCAGGGTGGCTTCCACTGTGCCTGTACCTGGGAGCGGCGATTTCACCGGCCCCGGCTTCCGTCGCTCTGACGCTGAGGAGCTGCTTGTCCGGGTGGGCGCTTTCCGCGTCGCCGCGGCCAGCAATGAGTTGATTGATCAGATTCGTGGTTTGGAGGACGTGAAGTCAGCGATCGCGGCTTTGCAGGCGCGGGCGTCGGTGGCGTTTGACCTGGCGCAGCGCCGGGAACAGGCCGCGGGAGGCGTGCCCTCCGCTGAGCGTGGTCAGGGTGTGGGTGCGCAGATCGCCCTGGCCCGGCACGAATCACCCAACAAAGGGTCCCGGCTCCTCGGACTCGCCAAAGCCCTCGTCTCAGAAATGCCGCGCACCATGGCCGCCCTGGAAACCGGACACCTGAACGAATGGCGAGCCACTTTGTTGGTGAAGGAAACAGCCTGCCTCTCTGTCGAAGACCGGGCAGCCGTCGATGAGGAACTCGCCCCCGACACCGGAACCTTCGACGGCGCCGGAGACAAAACCATCATCGCCGCCGCACGAGCCGCAGCCTACCGGCGGGACCCCCGCTCCGTGACCCAACGCGCCGCCCACGCCGCGTCCGAGCGCCACGTCAGCCTCCGGCCCGCCCCGGACACCATGACCATCCTCACCGCACTGCTCCCCGTCGCCCAAGGCGTCGCCGCGTATGCCGCGCTCACCCGGCACGCTGACTCGGCCCGTTCGGTCGGGGACACCCGGACCCGGGGCCAGGTCATGGCCGACACCCTGACCGAACACCTCACCGGCACCCCCGGCGGCATCAGCGGTGTTGATGTGCAGCTCGTCATGACCGACCGGACCCTCTTCCAAGGCGACAGCGAACCAGCACGGCTTCAGGGCTACGGAATCGTCCCCGCCGAATGGGCCAGAACCCTCATCGCCGGAGAGCCAGCTGGGGCAGAGGCGAAAGACGGAGCCGGAGCCGGAGCCGGAGCCGCGGGGCAGGCTGAGGTGAGCGCAGAGTCCAAGGTGAGCCCGAAGTCCAACGAGGGCAAGGACTTTAGAGTCTTGCTCCGCCGCCTCTACACCGCACCTTCCTCCGGTGAACTGCTGGCCATCGACTCCAAAGCCCGACTCTTCCCACTCGGAATGCGGCGCTTCATCGAAACCAGGGACGACACCTGCCGCACCCCCTACTGCGACGCGCCCATCCGCCACATCGACCACGTGCTTGCCTGGCACCGAGGCGGCAAAACGAGCCTCGTCAACGGCGCGGGACTCTGCGAAGCCTGCAACCACACCAAAGAAAACCCCGGCTGGAACACAAAAACACTCCCCGGCGGCAGACATGAACTGGAAGTGAGCACACCCACGGGACACAGATACAAAACCACAGCCCCACCATTGCCGGGGAATGCGAGTGCTCCTGAATCAACGGCCGGGACAGTCGAACGTCAGCTGCAGCACCCGCAGGCCCCTGCTCGTCGTCCGGTCCTGAACACCTCGGGGCGCTCTCCTGCGTGA
- a CDS encoding HhH-GPD-type base excision DNA repair protein, producing MGRMELHITGDAAADQLLSDDAFALLTGMLLDQQVTMESAFAGPEKIRARLGSLDPGTIADYDAAGFVEVFKERPAVHRFPGSMAGRVQALAETVHRDWNGDAAAIWTSGNPDGAEVLRRLKALPGFGEQKAKIFLALLGKQCGLQANGWREAAGHYGEEGSYLSVADIVDPDSLVKVRASKQAAKAAAKASKPTSA from the coding sequence ATGGGACGCATGGAACTGCACATCACAGGAGATGCCGCCGCCGATCAGCTGTTAAGTGACGATGCGTTCGCATTGCTGACCGGAATGTTGCTCGATCAACAGGTAACCATGGAGTCGGCGTTTGCCGGTCCGGAAAAGATCCGTGCGCGCCTCGGATCACTGGATCCAGGCACGATCGCAGACTACGACGCCGCAGGCTTCGTAGAGGTATTCAAAGAACGCCCTGCTGTGCATCGCTTCCCAGGCTCCATGGCCGGCAGGGTCCAAGCCCTCGCCGAAACCGTGCACCGGGATTGGAACGGAGACGCTGCAGCCATCTGGACAAGTGGCAATCCGGATGGCGCCGAAGTATTGCGCCGGCTCAAGGCCTTGCCTGGGTTCGGAGAGCAGAAGGCTAAGATCTTCCTTGCTCTCCTCGGAAAGCAATGTGGCCTTCAGGCCAACGGATGGCGGGAAGCGGCTGGGCACTACGGCGAGGAAGGTTCATACCTCTCTGTCGCGGACATCGTGGATCCAGACTCACTGGTCAAAGTTCGGGCAAGCAAACAAGCGGCCAAAGCAGCTGCGAAGGCCTCTAAGCCAACGAGCGCCTGA
- a CDS encoding alpha/beta hydrolase: MRERTIKTHDGGKLALYSYGAEDAPGERRVVLIGGAFLTALIYRPFSIALAKGLGDGWAVDVYDRRGRGGSSDQPHNYSMVTEIADVRTIMDATAARNILGHSLGGSVALNAAQAFAGTRHQPDRLAVYDAAVNIDGSMDTDWMAGFEDSVNKGNINLALARMKRGMHPGTALARVPEPILVGLMAVVSRTKVNTMFRELMPSGVGELKAAFEATETPRDFSVLPPGTHFMVGKKSPQYYKVTAARLHAAVPGSTLEVSPKGFHGSVPAAVKELVVDISDYFKS; the protein is encoded by the coding sequence GTGAGGGAACGCACCATCAAAACGCACGACGGCGGCAAACTCGCGTTATACAGCTACGGCGCGGAAGACGCACCCGGGGAGCGCCGCGTGGTTCTGATCGGCGGCGCATTCCTCACGGCCCTGATCTATCGTCCCTTCTCCATCGCCCTCGCGAAGGGCCTCGGAGATGGGTGGGCCGTGGACGTCTACGATCGCAGGGGCCGCGGCGGCTCCAGCGATCAACCACACAACTACTCCATGGTCACGGAAATTGCGGATGTTCGCACCATCATGGATGCCACCGCTGCCAGGAACATCCTCGGCCACAGCCTGGGTGGGTCGGTGGCCCTCAACGCTGCGCAGGCATTTGCCGGCACAAGACACCAACCGGACAGGCTCGCCGTTTACGACGCCGCAGTTAATATCGACGGGAGCATGGACACGGATTGGATGGCCGGCTTCGAGGACTCGGTGAACAAGGGCAACATCAACCTTGCGCTTGCCCGTATGAAGCGTGGAATGCATCCCGGAACTGCCCTGGCCCGCGTCCCTGAACCCATACTGGTGGGTCTCATGGCTGTAGTCTCGCGAACCAAGGTCAACACAATGTTCCGTGAACTCATGCCCTCCGGCGTCGGAGAACTCAAGGCTGCGTTCGAAGCCACGGAAACTCCGCGCGACTTCTCCGTCCTACCTCCCGGCACCCATTTCATGGTGGGCAAGAAGAGTCCCCAATACTACAAAGTGACGGCCGCGCGTTTGCACGCGGCCGTTCCAGGAAGCACCCTTGAAGTATCGCCAAAGGGCTTCCACGGTTCCGTTCCAGCCGCCGTGAAGGAACTAGTCGTGGACATTTCGGACTACTTCAAAAGCTGA
- a CDS encoding alpha/beta hydrolase has protein sequence METWTVETDDGGGQLEVHTFRPASKASIPGSHAPTEPSGVVVVHGTLVTDSLYWPFARTLSLMLGRPVHCYNRRGRGHSAPQPPGYSADTEIADLQAVMRKTDSRDVVAHSYGGFVALQAARSTRINRLVTYDAAVSLSGNLHGRWRPELEAAITAGQLDHAWAHLVQGLRTAGPISYLPMGALRMLSILSAQTRLGSEMRSLLPTAVAEMRAVLDADAHLHDFTSLVTPTLMLSGGWSPSYFAETGRTLAGAVPVIDFAIVPLQFHEGPLRPGRRLAARIARFLSGGTAPMPARRRINR, from the coding sequence GTGGAGACGTGGACAGTTGAAACGGACGACGGCGGCGGGCAGCTTGAGGTGCACACGTTCCGACCGGCGTCGAAAGCCTCGATTCCTGGTTCGCACGCGCCTACGGAACCGTCCGGCGTCGTCGTTGTCCATGGCACTTTGGTGACCGACTCCCTTTACTGGCCCTTCGCGCGGACCTTGAGTCTCATGCTCGGGCGGCCGGTTCATTGCTACAACCGGCGCGGCCGGGGCCACTCAGCGCCGCAACCGCCCGGATACTCCGCTGACACCGAGATCGCCGACCTTCAGGCGGTGATGCGGAAGACCGATTCACGGGACGTCGTGGCGCACAGTTATGGCGGTTTCGTGGCGCTCCAGGCGGCGCGCAGCACCAGGATCAACCGCTTGGTCACCTACGACGCCGCTGTCTCGCTATCAGGAAATCTCCATGGTCGGTGGCGTCCGGAATTGGAAGCCGCAATTACCGCAGGCCAACTGGACCACGCATGGGCCCATCTGGTGCAGGGTCTGAGAACTGCCGGTCCCATCTCCTACCTGCCGATGGGCGCCTTGCGGATGCTGAGCATCCTCTCTGCACAGACGCGGCTGGGTTCGGAGATGCGCTCCCTGTTGCCCACCGCCGTCGCGGAAATGCGCGCGGTCCTCGATGCCGACGCGCATCTTCACGATTTCACCTCGCTCGTGACTCCGACACTCATGCTTAGCGGCGGCTGGAGTCCGTCCTACTTCGCCGAAACCGGACGCACCCTTGCTGGAGCGGTTCCAGTCATCGACTTCGCTATTGTGCCGTTGCAGTTCCACGAAGGTCCCCTGCGGCCAGGCAGGCGGCTTGCAGCCCGAATCGCCCGCTTCCTTTCAGGAGGCACAGCCCCAATGCCAGCGCGCCGTAGGATAAACCGGTGA
- a CDS encoding ATP-dependent Clp protease ATP-binding subunit, with amino-acid sequence MFERFTDRARRVVVLAQEEARMLNHNYIGTEHILLGLIHEGEGVAAKALESLSISLDGVREQVQEIIGQGQQAPSGHIPFTPRAKKVLELSLREALQLGHNYIGTEHILLGLIREGEGVAAQVLVKLGADLNRVRQQVIQLLSGYQGKETAGSGSSQGQPEGTPAGSVVLDQFGRNLTQAARENKLDPVIGREQEMERVMQVLSRRTKNNPVLIGEPGVGKTAVVEGLAQAIVRGDVPETIKDKQLYTLDLGSLVAGSRYRGDFEERLKKVLKEIRTRGDIILFIDEIHTLVGAGAAEGAIDAASILKPMLARGELQTIGATTLDEYRKHIEKDAALERRFQPIQVKEPSVAHAIEILKGLRDRYEAHHRVTITDGALASAAQLAERYISDRFLPDKAIDLIDEAGARLRIRRMTAPPELKAMDERIADVKMEKESAIDAQDFEGAASLRDKEQKLIAERAEKERNWKSGGMDDISEVDEDLIAEVLANSTGIPVFKLTEEESSRLLKMEDELHKRVVGQDEAIRALSQAIRRTRAGLKDPKRPGGSFIFAGPTGVGKTELAKALAEFLFGEEDALITLDMSEYSEKHTVSRLFGAPPGYVGYEEGGQLTEKVRRRPFSVVLFDEVEKAHADLFNSLLQILEDGRLTDSQGRVVDFKNTVIIMTTNLGTRDISKSVATGFQSGTDTQTGYNRMRARVTEELKQHFRPEFLNRVDDVVVFPQLTQDEIIEIVDMFVTRLERRLKDKDMGIELTTAAKVLLATRGYDPAMGARPLRRTIQREIEDQLSEKILFGELHSGDIVVVDVDGEGDDAKFTFAGNAKPRIPEIAPTA; translated from the coding sequence ATGTTTGAGAGATTTACGGACCGTGCCCGTCGCGTGGTTGTCCTTGCCCAAGAAGAGGCACGGATGCTCAATCACAATTACATTGGTACCGAGCACATCCTCTTGGGTCTGATCCACGAGGGTGAAGGCGTTGCCGCCAAGGCGCTTGAATCCCTGAGCATTTCGCTCGATGGCGTCCGCGAACAGGTGCAGGAGATCATCGGCCAGGGTCAGCAGGCTCCATCCGGGCACATCCCCTTCACCCCGCGCGCCAAGAAGGTGCTTGAGCTTTCGCTCCGCGAAGCACTGCAGCTCGGCCACAATTACATTGGTACCGAGCACATCCTGCTCGGTCTCATCCGCGAGGGCGAAGGCGTTGCTGCCCAGGTACTGGTCAAGCTTGGTGCGGACCTCAACAGGGTCCGTCAGCAGGTCATCCAGCTGCTTTCCGGCTACCAGGGCAAGGAAACCGCGGGTTCGGGTTCCAGCCAGGGCCAGCCGGAGGGAACTCCCGCAGGTTCGGTGGTACTGGACCAGTTCGGACGCAACCTCACCCAGGCTGCCCGCGAGAACAAGCTCGATCCCGTGATCGGCCGCGAGCAGGAGATGGAACGCGTCATGCAGGTCCTCTCCCGCCGTACCAAGAACAACCCAGTGCTCATCGGTGAGCCCGGCGTCGGTAAGACTGCCGTCGTCGAAGGCCTCGCCCAGGCGATTGTCCGCGGCGACGTCCCGGAAACCATCAAGGACAAGCAGCTGTACACGCTTGACCTTGGTTCACTGGTTGCCGGCTCACGCTACCGTGGCGACTTCGAAGAGCGCCTGAAGAAGGTCCTCAAGGAGATCCGCACACGCGGCGACATCATCCTCTTCATTGACGAGATCCACACCCTCGTTGGTGCAGGTGCTGCTGAGGGCGCGATCGATGCTGCATCCATCCTGAAGCCGATGCTTGCCCGTGGTGAACTCCAGACCATTGGTGCCACCACGTTGGATGAGTACCGCAAGCACATTGAGAAGGACGCTGCCCTTGAGCGCCGCTTCCAGCCGATCCAGGTCAAGGAGCCTTCCGTCGCTCACGCGATCGAGATCCTGAAGGGCCTGCGGGACCGCTACGAGGCACACCACCGCGTAACGATTACCGACGGCGCCCTCGCCTCAGCAGCGCAGCTGGCCGAACGCTACATTTCGGACCGCTTCCTGCCGGACAAGGCGATCGACCTCATCGATGAAGCCGGTGCACGCCTGCGTATCCGCCGCATGACCGCTCCGCCGGAGCTCAAGGCCATGGACGAGCGCATTGCCGACGTCAAGATGGAGAAGGAATCCGCCATCGACGCCCAGGACTTTGAGGGTGCCGCTTCGCTGCGCGACAAAGAGCAGAAGCTCATTGCCGAACGCGCTGAGAAGGAACGCAACTGGAAGTCCGGCGGCATGGATGACATCTCAGAGGTTGATGAAGACCTGATCGCCGAGGTTCTTGCGAACTCCACCGGCATCCCCGTCTTCAAGCTCACCGAGGAAGAGTCCTCGCGGCTCCTCAAGATGGAAGACGAACTGCACAAGCGCGTCGTTGGCCAGGACGAGGCCATCAGGGCCCTGTCCCAGGCTATCCGCCGTACACGTGCAGGCCTGAAGGACCCCAAGCGTCCCGGTGGCTCTTTCATCTTCGCCGGGCCTACGGGTGTCGGCAAGACCGAGCTCGCAAAGGCCCTTGCCGAGTTCCTGTTCGGTGAAGAGGATGCCCTCATCACGCTGGACATGTCCGAGTACTCCGAGAAGCACACGGTTTCGCGGCTCTTCGGTGCACCTCCGGGCTATGTTGGCTACGAAGAAGGCGGCCAGCTCACCGAGAAGGTTCGTCGCCGTCCGTTCTCCGTGGTCCTGTTCGACGAAGTTGAGAAGGCCCACGCGGACCTCTTCAACTCGCTCCTGCAGATCCTGGAAGATGGCCGACTGACCGACTCCCAGGGCCGCGTGGTGGACTTCAAGAACACTGTGATCATCATGACCACCAACCTGGGTACCCGCGATATCTCCAAGAGCGTCGCTACGGGCTTCCAGTCCGGCACGGATACCCAGACCGGTTACAACCGGATGCGTGCCCGGGTCACGGAGGAGCTCAAGCAGCACTTCCGCCCCGAGTTCCTCAACCGTGTTGACGACGTTGTGGTGTTCCCGCAGCTCACCCAGGACGAGATCATCGAGATCGTGGACATGTTCGTTACCCGCCTGGAGCGTCGCCTCAAGGACAAGGACATGGGCATCGAGCTCACCACGGCAGCAAAGGTTCTTCTTGCCACCCGTGGCTACGATCCCGCAATGGGTGCCCGGCCGCTGCGCCGTACCATCCAGCGCGAGATCGAGGACCAGCTCTCCGAGAAGATCCTCTTCGGCGAATTGCACTCCGGTGACATCGTGGTGGTGGATGTGGACGGCGAAGGCGACGACGCCAAGTTCACGTTTGCAGGCAACGCCAAGCCGCGGATCCCGGAGATCGCTCCGACCGCGTAA
- the lysS gene encoding lysine--tRNA ligase, whose amino-acid sequence MTSANTPALNTSAEPIDASEQMRIRMDKRAKLIERGTEAYPVGVERTHSLSEIREKYAHLEADETTGDIVGVTGRVVFVRNTGKLCFATLQEGGVDGKGVRLQAMLSLANVGEEALADWKALVDLGDHVFIKGEVISSRRGELSVMADSWSMASKALRPLPVLHAELNEETRVRQRYVDLMVRDEAREMVYKRAAITRSVRDTLDRHGYVEVETPILQLVHGGATARPFETHMNAFDQKMTLRIATELFLKRAVVGGIDRVYDMGRVFRNEGVDSTHSPEFTTLECYEAWADQFVMAERMKEIILNVADVVGTRTIQTDAGEINLDGEWAWVAVYPGLSEAVGVEVTPDTTVEELLAIAAKHEVKVDPQWDAEKIVVELFGEIVEPTLLNPTFVYNYPPSAQPLARPHREDGRLIEAWDLIIGGMERGTAFSELIDPVIQRERLTEQSRRSAAGDVEAMQLDEDFLRALEYGAPPMGGIGLGIDRLVMLFTGAGIRETILFPLLKPEGH is encoded by the coding sequence GTGACTTCCGCAAACACCCCAGCCCTGAACACCTCCGCAGAGCCCATCGACGCCAGCGAGCAGATGCGTATCCGCATGGACAAGCGCGCCAAGCTGATCGAACGTGGCACCGAGGCCTATCCCGTGGGCGTTGAGCGGACGCATTCCTTGAGCGAGATCCGCGAAAAGTATGCGCACCTGGAAGCCGACGAGACCACCGGTGACATCGTAGGCGTCACCGGCCGCGTCGTGTTCGTGCGCAACACCGGCAAACTCTGCTTCGCTACCCTCCAGGAAGGTGGCGTTGACGGCAAGGGCGTTCGTCTCCAGGCAATGCTGAGCCTGGCCAACGTGGGCGAGGAAGCACTGGCCGATTGGAAAGCCCTGGTTGACCTGGGGGACCACGTTTTCATCAAGGGCGAGGTGATTTCCTCCCGCCGCGGCGAGCTCTCCGTCATGGCCGATTCCTGGTCCATGGCCTCCAAGGCCCTGCGCCCGCTCCCGGTCCTGCACGCGGAACTTAACGAAGAAACCCGTGTTCGCCAGCGCTATGTGGACCTCATGGTCCGCGATGAAGCCCGCGAGATGGTCTATAAGCGTGCTGCCATCACTAGGTCTGTCCGCGACACCCTTGACCGCCACGGCTACGTCGAGGTGGAGACCCCCATCCTGCAGCTGGTCCATGGTGGTGCCACGGCCCGTCCGTTCGAGACGCACATGAACGCGTTCGATCAGAAGATGACCCTGCGCATCGCCACGGAACTTTTCCTGAAGCGTGCGGTAGTGGGTGGCATCGACCGCGTCTACGACATGGGCCGCGTGTTCCGGAACGAAGGCGTCGACTCCACGCACAGCCCCGAATTCACCACCCTTGAGTGCTATGAAGCCTGGGCTGACCAGTTCGTCATGGCCGAGCGCATGAAAGAAATCATCCTCAACGTGGCGGACGTGGTTGGCACCCGTACCATCCAGACCGACGCCGGCGAGATTAACCTCGACGGCGAATGGGCTTGGGTTGCGGTGTACCCGGGGCTTTCTGAAGCGGTTGGCGTTGAAGTCACTCCCGACACCACAGTGGAGGAACTGCTGGCCATTGCTGCCAAGCACGAGGTCAAGGTGGACCCGCAGTGGGACGCCGAGAAGATCGTGGTTGAGCTCTTTGGCGAGATTGTGGAGCCCACACTGCTGAATCCGACTTTCGTTTACAACTACCCGCCGTCGGCTCAGCCGCTTGCCCGACCGCATCGCGAAGACGGCCGGCTGATCGAGGCATGGGACCTGATTATCGGTGGCATGGAGCGCGGCACGGCCTTCTCTGAACTCATTGACCCCGTTATCCAGCGAGAACGGCTCACGGAGCAGTCACGCCGTTCTGCGGCTGGCGACGTTGAGGCCATGCAACTCGACGAAGACTTCCTTCGCGCCCTTGAATACGGTGCCCCGCCCATGGGTGGTATCGGGCTGGGCATTGATCGCCTTGTCATGCTGTTCACCGGTGCAGGTATCCGCGAAACCATTCTGTTCCCCTTACTGAAGCCCGAAGGACACTGA
- a CDS encoding Lsr2 family protein yields the protein MAQKVKIILVDDLDEGSADETVRFGLDGVSYEMDLSTANAESLRKALEPYVAKARKTSSGRATRGRATATRNQDSAQIRQWARDNGYTVNSRGRIQAEIQEAYQKANS from the coding sequence ATGGCACAGAAAGTTAAAATCATCCTCGTCGATGACCTGGATGAAGGGTCAGCGGACGAAACTGTCCGTTTCGGGCTGGACGGCGTTAGCTACGAGATGGACTTGTCCACCGCTAACGCAGAATCTTTGCGCAAAGCACTGGAGCCCTACGTAGCCAAGGCCAGGAAGACCTCTTCGGGCCGTGCAACACGTGGCCGTGCGACTGCCACTCGAAACCAGGATTCGGCACAGATCCGTCAATGGGCTCGTGACAACGGTTACACCGTAAACAGCCGCGGACGTATTCAGGCTGAAATTCAGGAAGCGTACCAGAAGGCCAATTCCTGA
- a CDS encoding alpha/beta hydrolase, giving the protein MTREIITTTDGGHLEVLTTGGDLAAAGSGIVVVPASMVTASDYTRFAQKLSESLGRPVHTFNRRGRGESSPQPEDYTLEADIRDLDAVMKHTSSTDVFGHSFGGAVALHAARTLPVERLAVYDPAVSVNHSVKADWTPEYERATAAGDYDRGLAVLIKGVETGGAFARMPLSMLTLATKLTAGTPMGKQMRELMTCGVREIKAVIAADMPAEPFLELPLETLIVVGEKSPAYFGVACGQIHDVLSGSSYTILPGFGHDGPNKAPDKLIAELSEFFSG; this is encoded by the coding sequence ATGACGCGCGAGATCATCACCACAACGGACGGCGGACACCTCGAAGTACTCACCACAGGCGGTGACCTGGCGGCGGCAGGCTCGGGTATTGTGGTCGTGCCCGCCTCAATGGTGACGGCCTCTGACTACACACGTTTCGCGCAGAAGCTGAGCGAGTCCCTCGGGCGGCCCGTACATACGTTTAACCGCCGCGGTCGTGGTGAATCATCCCCCCAGCCCGAGGACTACACCCTCGAAGCCGACATCCGGGATCTCGACGCGGTCATGAAGCACACATCCAGCACAGACGTTTTCGGGCACAGCTTCGGCGGCGCGGTTGCGCTGCATGCGGCGCGAACCTTACCCGTGGAGCGACTCGCCGTTTACGATCCCGCCGTGTCCGTCAACCACAGCGTCAAAGCCGACTGGACGCCGGAATATGAACGCGCGACGGCGGCAGGAGACTACGATCGCGGACTCGCCGTTCTCATCAAGGGAGTAGAGACAGGAGGCGCCTTCGCGCGCATGCCCCTGTCCATGTTGACGCTCGCCACGAAGCTGACGGCCGGAACACCCATGGGTAAGCAGATGCGGGAACTGATGACGTGCGGAGTCCGGGAAATCAAGGCAGTCATCGCTGCCGACATGCCCGCCGAGCCGTTCCTTGAACTGCCCTTGGAAACACTGATCGTGGTGGGCGAGAAAAGCCCCGCATACTTCGGTGTAGCGTGCGGCCAGATCCACGATGTCCTGTCCGGCTCCAGCTACACCATCCTCCCTGGGTTCGGGCACGACGGCCCCAACAAGGCGCCCGACAAGCTCATCGCAGAGTTGTCTGAGTTCTTCTCGGGCTAG